Proteins encoded by one window of Enterobacter hormaechei subsp. xiangfangensis:
- the xynR gene encoding DNA-binding transcriptional repressor XynR has translation MPIIQSVERALQILDLFNEQATELKITDISKLMGLSKSTLHSLLKTLQLHGYIDQNPENGKYRLGMKLVERGHFVVGSIDIRQKAKGWLTELSRRTGQTTHLGILDGREGVYIEKIEGKLAAIAYSRIGRRLPVHATAIGKVLIAWLGEAELNALLEGYQYTTYTPSTLASREALISALAQTREQGYALDSEENEQGVRCVAVPVWNHESRVIAALSLSTLTSRVDDAELADFREQLQQAGLQLSRALGYPA, from the coding sequence ATGCCGATTATTCAGTCTGTTGAACGTGCGTTGCAGATCCTCGACCTGTTCAACGAGCAGGCCACCGAGCTTAAGATCACCGACATCAGCAAACTGATGGGGCTGAGCAAGAGTACCCTCCACTCGCTGCTGAAAACACTCCAGCTTCACGGCTATATCGATCAGAACCCGGAGAACGGCAAATATCGCCTCGGCATGAAGCTGGTCGAGCGCGGGCATTTTGTCGTGGGCTCCATCGATATTCGCCAGAAGGCGAAAGGCTGGCTGACGGAGCTGTCCCGGCGGACCGGGCAGACTACCCATCTGGGGATCCTGGACGGGCGTGAAGGGGTTTATATCGAGAAGATTGAAGGCAAGCTGGCCGCCATCGCCTATTCGCGCATTGGCCGCCGCCTGCCGGTTCACGCCACCGCCATCGGCAAGGTGTTGATTGCCTGGCTGGGCGAGGCCGAGCTGAACGCCCTGCTGGAGGGCTATCAGTACACCACCTATACCCCTTCCACCCTCGCCTCTCGTGAAGCCTTAATAAGCGCCCTGGCGCAGACCCGCGAGCAAGGTTACGCCCTGGATAGCGAAGAGAACGAGCAGGGCGTGCGCTGCGTGGCGGTGCCGGTGTGGAACCACGAATCCCGCGTGATTGCCGCCCTGAGCCTGTCGACGCTGACCTCCCGCGTGGACGACGCAGAGCTGGCTGATTTCCGCGAGCAGCTTCAGCAGGCCGGGCTCCAGCTCTCACGCGCGCTGGGCTACCCGGCCTGA
- a CDS encoding tyrosine-type recombinase/integrase: MALSDVKVRSAKPEAKAYKLTDGDGMVLLVHPNGSKYWRLRYRFGGKEKMLALGKYPEVSLADARARRDEARKLLANGVDPSENKKAVKVELEQEAITFEVVARDWHASNQKWSASHSARVLKSLEDNLFTAIGKRNIAELKTRDLLVPIKAVESSGRLEVAARLQQRTTAIMRFAVQSGLIDYNPAQEIAGAVATAKRQHRAALELNRIPELLHRIDHYSGRPLTRLAVELTLLVFIRSSELRFARWSEVDFETAMWTIPGEREPLEGVKHSQRGSKMRTPHLVPLSRQALAILEKIKSMNGNRELIFVGDHDPRKPMSENTVNKSLRVMGYDTKTEVCGHGFRTMACSSLIESGLWSRDAVERQMSHQERSSVRAAYIHKAEHLGERRLMLQWWADYLDANREKGMSPFDFGKVESTR, encoded by the coding sequence ATGGCTCTGAGTGATGTGAAAGTTCGTTCGGCTAAGCCTGAAGCAAAAGCCTATAAACTTACTGACGGCGACGGCATGGTTTTGCTGGTTCACCCTAACGGCTCCAAATACTGGCGGTTGCGTTATCGCTTTGGTGGTAAAGAGAAGATGCTGGCGCTGGGAAAATACCCCGAAGTTTCGCTGGCGGATGCCAGGGCTCGTCGGGATGAAGCCCGTAAGCTGTTAGCTAATGGTGTAGATCCCAGTGAGAACAAGAAAGCCGTGAAGGTAGAGCTGGAGCAAGAGGCTATAACGTTTGAAGTTGTTGCCAGAGACTGGCACGCCAGCAATCAGAAATGGTCTGCATCGCACAGTGCTCGTGTATTGAAAAGCCTGGAAGATAATCTCTTTACTGCTATCGGTAAGCGGAACATTGCGGAACTGAAGACTCGGGATCTTCTTGTACCCATCAAAGCTGTGGAATCATCCGGGCGACTCGAAGTCGCCGCCCGTTTACAGCAGCGTACTACCGCAATTATGCGCTTTGCCGTTCAGAGCGGCTTAATCGATTACAACCCCGCTCAAGAGATTGCCGGTGCGGTTGCTACGGCAAAAAGACAGCATCGTGCTGCCTTGGAACTTAATCGTATTCCTGAATTGCTTCATCGAATCGATCACTATTCCGGCAGGCCATTAACCCGACTGGCCGTCGAACTCACGTTGTTGGTTTTCATTCGTTCAAGCGAGCTGCGCTTTGCCCGCTGGTCAGAAGTGGATTTTGAAACGGCCATGTGGACGATTCCGGGAGAGCGTGAGCCGCTGGAAGGTGTTAAACATTCTCAGCGAGGTTCGAAGATGCGGACGCCCCATCTTGTTCCCTTATCGCGTCAGGCCTTAGCTATTCTGGAAAAGATCAAAAGCATGAATGGGAATCGAGAGCTGATTTTCGTAGGCGATCACGATCCCCGTAAGCCGATGAGTGAGAATACGGTGAACAAGTCTCTTCGAGTGATGGGCTACGACACAAAAACGGAAGTTTGTGGGCATGGTTTCAGGACTATGGCATGTAGCTCATTGATTGAGTCGGGTCTATGGTCGAGGGATGCCGTAGAGCGGCAGATGAGCCATCAGGAGCGTAGCTCTGTTCGGGCAGCTTACATCCATAAGGCGGAGCATCTGGGGGAGAGGAGGTTGATGTTGCAGTGGTGGGCGGATTATCTGGATGCAAACCGGGAGAAGGGGATGAGTCCGTTTGATTTTGGGAAAGTAGAGTCTACGCGGTAG
- the argF gene encoding ornithine carbamoyltransferase, which produces MSDLYKKHFLKLLDFTPAQFTSLLTLAAQLKADKKNGKEVQKLTGKNIALIFEKDSTRTRCSFEVAAFDQGARVTYLGPSGSQIGHKESIKDTARVLGRMYDGIQYRGHGQEVVETLAQYAGVPVWNGLTNEFHPTQLLADLLTMQEHLPGKAFNEMTLVYAGDARNNMGNSMLEAAALTGLDLRLVAPKACWPEESLVAECSALAEKHGGKITLTEDVAAGVKGADFIYTDVWVSMGEAKEKWAERIALLRGYQVNAQMMALTGNPNVKFLHCLPAFHDDQTTLGKQMAKEFDLHGGMEVTDEVFESAASIVFDQAENRMHTIKAVMVATLGSD; this is translated from the coding sequence ATGTCTGATCTGTACAAGAAACACTTTCTGAAATTGCTCGACTTTACCCCTGCACAGTTCACTTCACTGCTGACCCTTGCCGCACAGCTCAAAGCCGATAAAAAAAATGGCAAGGAAGTACAAAAGCTTACCGGTAAAAACATCGCGCTCATCTTCGAAAAAGACTCAACCCGTACACGATGCTCTTTCGAAGTTGCCGCATTTGACCAGGGCGCGCGCGTCACGTATTTAGGGCCGAGCGGCAGCCAGATTGGACATAAAGAGTCAATTAAGGACACCGCGCGCGTGCTGGGGCGGATGTATGACGGCATTCAGTATCGCGGCCACGGCCAGGAAGTGGTCGAAACGCTGGCGCAGTATGCGGGCGTGCCGGTGTGGAACGGGCTGACCAACGAGTTCCACCCGACGCAGCTGCTGGCGGACCTGCTGACCATGCAGGAGCACCTGCCGGGCAAGGCGTTTAACGAGATGACGCTGGTCTACGCGGGCGACGCGCGCAACAACATGGGCAACTCGATGCTGGAAGCGGCGGCGCTGACCGGACTGGATCTGCGTCTGGTGGCGCCGAAGGCCTGCTGGCCGGAAGAGAGCCTGGTGGCGGAGTGCAGCGCGCTGGCGGAAAAGCACGGCGGGAAAATCACCCTGACGGAAGACGTGGCGGCGGGCGTGAAGGGCGCGGACTTTATCTATACCGACGTCTGGGTGTCGATGGGCGAAGCCAAAGAGAAGTGGGCGGAGCGTATTGCGCTGCTGCGCGGGTATCAGGTGAACGCGCAGATGATGGCGCTCACCGGCAACCCGAACGTGAAGTTCCTGCACTGTCTGCCGGCGTTCCATGACGACCAGACCACGCTTGGGAAGCAGATGGCGAAGGAGTTCGATCTGCACGGCGGGATGGAGGTGACGGACGAGGTGTTCGAGTCGGCGGCAAGCATCGTGTTCGACCAGGCGGAAAACCGGATGCATACGATTAAGGCGGTGATGGTGGCGACGCTTGGGAGTGATTGA
- the miaE gene encoding tRNA isopentenyl-2-thiomethyl-A-37 hydroxylase MiaE, translating into MDYPQILAPVLNFLQCPTPQAWIDKARDPANLPLLLTDHMVCELKAAQTALLLVRKYVADESGADALLDWLKPYEQFTFRDGPEPDFIALHRQIGKSVMPKTDDPWGQALIDSMVLLIKEELHHFWQVREAMLARDIPYVKITASRYAKGMLKEVRTHEPLTLIDKLICGAYIEARSCERFAALAPFLDDDLQKFYLSLLRSEARHYQDYLTLAQQVSDDDISPRIQLFGEIEATLISTPDNEFRFHSGVPV; encoded by the coding sequence ATGGATTACCCGCAGATACTCGCCCCCGTACTCAACTTCCTCCAGTGCCCGACCCCGCAAGCATGGATTGATAAAGCCCGCGACCCGGCGAACCTGCCGCTGCTGCTCACCGACCACATGGTGTGCGAGCTCAAGGCCGCCCAGACCGCGCTGTTACTCGTGCGTAAATACGTCGCCGACGAAAGCGGTGCCGACGCGCTGCTCGACTGGCTCAAACCCTACGAACAGTTCACCTTCCGCGACGGCCCGGAGCCGGACTTCATCGCCCTGCACAGGCAGATTGGCAAAAGCGTGATGCCCAAAACCGACGACCCGTGGGGCCAGGCGCTCATCGACAGCATGGTGCTGCTGATTAAAGAGGAGTTGCACCACTTCTGGCAGGTGCGCGAGGCGATGCTGGCCCGCGACATTCCGTACGTCAAAATCACCGCCAGCCGCTACGCCAAAGGGATGCTGAAAGAAGTGCGCACCCACGAACCGCTGACGCTGATCGACAAGCTTATCTGCGGCGCCTACATCGAGGCCCGCTCCTGCGAACGCTTCGCCGCGCTGGCCCCGTTCCTCGACGACGACCTGCAGAAGTTCTATCTCTCGCTGCTGCGCTCGGAAGCACGCCATTATCAGGACTACCTGACGCTAGCCCAGCAGGTGAGCGACGACGATATCTCACCGCGCATACAGCTTTTTGGCGAAATTGAAGCCACACTTATCTCGACACCGGACAACGAGTTTCGCTTCCACAGCGGCGTGCCGGTGTAA
- a CDS encoding DNA methyltransferase, whose protein sequence is MAVNQAKIFEHLEQLVENPEQDEFIYGFLTAFEFPKSTLSQIRQGGARNVAKEPGHVALKNKLYYQPVADTDDLESAFEQRIADVAVTKNKIRFVLATNFVRFLAWDTLTKERLDIEFEELPRNYGFFLPLVGLEKAILNSENPADVKAAEKMGKLFDLIKARNDLSKAEDIHALNVFLTRLLFCFFAEDTGIFEKGQFTSAVKSYTSEDGSDLDQFLMNLFSVMNSKLDSPLRRSLPIHFTTFPYVNGGLFASDERVPELGLKGRRLLLECSAMDWSAINPDIFGSMFQAVIDVGQRSRLGQHYTSYSNIMKVIQPLFIEPLRSELEKQRTSTNGLNRLLVRLGEIKIFDPACGSGNFLIVAYKELRLLEMDVIRALLQNDPQSFFMSRIHLDQFYGIEIDDFACEIARLSLWLAEHQLNKQWEEHIGSAPPALPLRSSGKIWSGNSLQKDWQAVCPKGADDEVYVIGNPPFLGTLGRSDEQRVDMQAVFSGFKSLGGLDFVACWFWKGAQYIQNSRAELALVATNSLCQGEQVATLWPSVFKLGLCIHFAYPTFAWANNARDKAAVHVVIVGLSGRSKTRQLFQQVDGQWHSKLVSNISPYLIEGSNIAVSAKTKPMVKNVPQLLFGNKPTDGGHLLMDRRERDMLLKLEPQAAPWIKRVMGADEFLNGKERWCLWLADITNKELQSMPLVLNRVQKVAEARRKSPDKGAQKMAERPHQFRDLNNPNDYILIPSVSSERRTYVPIGFYDASVISTNLNYILPNGTLYEFAILTSLMHNDWMRLVAGRLESRYRYSATVVYNSFPWPSVTNEQRNSLIALAKTVLLTRENYPENTLAELYDPLKMPADLLEAHQTLDKAVDRLYRDKPFRDSTERLSCLLERYEALTKA, encoded by the coding sequence ATGGCTGTTAATCAGGCGAAAATTTTTGAACATCTCGAACAACTGGTTGAAAACCCTGAGCAAGACGAATTTATCTACGGCTTTTTAACTGCTTTTGAGTTCCCTAAATCTACCCTGAGTCAGATTCGGCAAGGTGGGGCGCGTAATGTTGCGAAAGAGCCAGGGCACGTTGCATTAAAGAATAAACTCTACTACCAGCCAGTGGCAGATACAGATGATCTCGAATCTGCTTTTGAGCAACGTATTGCAGATGTGGCTGTTACAAAAAATAAGATCCGCTTTGTTCTTGCTACAAATTTTGTTCGCTTTTTAGCCTGGGACACACTGACGAAGGAGCGTCTCGATATTGAGTTTGAAGAATTACCACGCAACTACGGTTTTTTCTTACCGCTGGTCGGGCTGGAGAAGGCCATTCTCAATAGCGAAAATCCGGCAGATGTGAAAGCCGCTGAGAAGATGGGAAAATTGTTTGATCTTATCAAGGCGCGTAATGATTTAAGCAAAGCAGAAGATATCCACGCGCTTAATGTCTTCCTCACTCGTTTGTTGTTTTGCTTTTTTGCCGAAGATACTGGCATCTTTGAAAAAGGTCAGTTTACTTCCGCAGTTAAGAGTTACACATCTGAGGATGGCAGTGATTTAGATCAGTTCTTAATGAACCTCTTTTCTGTGATGAATAGCAAACTTGATAGTCCATTACGGCGGTCACTTCCTATTCACTTCACTACATTCCCCTATGTTAATGGCGGTTTATTTGCCAGCGATGAACGAGTTCCGGAATTAGGTCTGAAAGGTCGTCGTCTCTTACTTGAATGTAGTGCAATGGACTGGAGTGCGATTAATCCTGATATTTTTGGGAGTATGTTTCAGGCTGTGATAGATGTTGGACAGCGTAGCCGTTTAGGCCAGCATTACACCTCCTACAGCAACATAATGAAGGTAATACAACCACTGTTCATTGAACCACTGCGTAGCGAGTTGGAAAAGCAGCGCACAAGTACCAATGGTCTTAATCGATTGCTGGTCCGTTTGGGGGAAATTAAGATTTTCGATCCTGCATGTGGTTCAGGTAATTTTCTGATTGTTGCTTATAAAGAATTGCGTCTACTGGAAATGGATGTTATCCGGGCTCTATTGCAGAATGATCCGCAATCGTTCTTTATGAGCAGGATTCATCTTGACCAATTTTATGGTATTGAGATCGATGACTTTGCCTGTGAGATAGCCCGTCTTTCTCTATGGCTTGCAGAACATCAATTAAATAAACAGTGGGAAGAGCATATTGGTTCAGCACCACCAGCGTTGCCGTTGCGATCATCAGGTAAAATTTGGAGCGGTAACAGCCTGCAAAAAGATTGGCAGGCAGTATGTCCAAAAGGGGCTGATGATGAAGTTTATGTGATTGGCAACCCGCCGTTTTTAGGGACGTTAGGTCGCTCTGATGAACAGCGTGTTGATATGCAGGCTGTATTTAGCGGTTTTAAGTCATTAGGTGGTTTGGATTTTGTTGCCTGTTGGTTTTGGAAGGGCGCGCAATATATCCAGAATAGCCGTGCTGAGCTGGCACTGGTGGCTACAAATTCGTTGTGTCAGGGAGAGCAAGTAGCAACACTATGGCCTTCTGTATTCAAGCTGGGTCTGTGCATTCATTTTGCTTACCCAACCTTTGCATGGGCAAATAATGCTCGTGATAAAGCAGCGGTGCATGTGGTTATTGTTGGTCTATCAGGACGAAGCAAAACGCGTCAACTTTTCCAGCAAGTGGACGGGCAGTGGCACAGCAAACTGGTGAGCAACATTAGCCCTTATCTGATTGAAGGCAGCAACATAGCCGTGTCGGCGAAAACAAAACCGATGGTAAAGAATGTCCCCCAGCTATTGTTTGGAAATAAACCTACCGATGGTGGTCATTTGCTAATGGATCGTCGTGAACGTGATATGTTGCTAAAACTGGAGCCTCAAGCTGCCCCTTGGATTAAAAGAGTTATGGGAGCGGATGAATTTCTCAATGGTAAAGAGCGCTGGTGTTTATGGTTGGCAGATATTACCAATAAAGAGCTTCAGTCTATGCCGCTCGTCTTAAATCGAGTACAAAAAGTAGCGGAAGCACGGCGTAAAAGCCCAGACAAAGGCGCTCAGAAAATGGCTGAGCGCCCTCATCAATTTAGAGATTTAAATAACCCAAATGATTATATTCTGATACCTAGTGTTTCATCAGAGCGACGAACCTATGTTCCTATTGGCTTTTATGATGCCAGCGTAATTTCAACTAATCTGAATTACATTCTCCCGAATGGCACTTTGTACGAGTTTGCTATCCTGACCTCACTAATGCACAACGACTGGATGCGACTGGTAGCAGGTCGTCTTGAAAGTCGCTACCGCTATTCAGCAACAGTCGTTTATAACTCTTTCCCTTGGCCTAGCGTGACTAATGAACAGCGTAATTCGCTAATTGCATTGGCAAAAACAGTATTACTGACGCGGGAAAACTACCCTGAAAATACTCTAGCTGAGTTGTATGATCCGTTAAAGATGCCCGCAGACCTTTTGGAAGCCCATCAAACTTTGGATAAGGCTGTAGATCGTCTTTACCGTGACAAACCATTCAGGGACTCCACTGAGCGTTTGAGCTGCCTGTTAGAACGCTATGAAGCGCTGACTAAAGCATAA
- a CDS encoding glycoside hydrolase family 43 protein, giving the protein MEITNPILTGFNPDPSLCRQGEDYYIATSTFEWFPGVRIYHSRDLKNWSLVSTPLDRVSMLDMKGNPDSGGIWAPCLSYADGKFWLLYTDVKIVDSPWKNGRNFLVTAPSIEGPWSEPIPMGNGGFDPSLFHDDNGRKYYLYRPWGPRHHSNPHNTIVMQEFDPQTGTLSPERKTLFTGTPLCYTEGAHLYRHAGWYYLMVAEGGTSYEHAVVVLRSKNIDGPYELHPDVTMMTSWHLPENPLQKSGHGSLLQTHTGEWYMAYLTSRPLRLPGVPLLATSGRGYCPLGRETGIARIEWRDGWPYVEGGKHAQLTVKGPQVAEQPAAVQGSWRDDFDASSLDPELQTLRIPFDDTLGSLTARPGYLRLYGNDSLNSTFTQSTVARRWQHFAFRSETRMQFSPVHFQQSAGLTCYYNSKNWSYCFVDYEEGQGRTIKVIQLDHNVPSWPLHEQPIPVPESAESVWLRVDVDKLVYRYSYSFDGETWHAVPVTYEAWKLSDDYIGGRGFFTGAFVGLHCEDISGDGCHADFDYFTYEPV; this is encoded by the coding sequence ATGGAAATCACTAACCCTATTCTGACCGGCTTCAACCCGGACCCGTCCCTGTGCCGTCAGGGCGAGGACTACTACATCGCCACCTCGACCTTCGAGTGGTTCCCCGGCGTGCGCATCTACCACTCCCGCGACCTGAAAAACTGGTCGCTGGTCAGCACCCCGCTGGACCGCGTGTCGATGCTGGACATGAAGGGCAACCCGGACTCCGGCGGCATCTGGGCGCCGTGCCTGAGCTACGCCGACGGCAAATTCTGGCTGCTCTACACCGACGTGAAGATTGTCGACTCGCCGTGGAAAAACGGCCGTAACTTCCTTGTCACTGCGCCCTCCATTGAGGGACCGTGGAGCGAGCCGATCCCGATGGGCAACGGCGGGTTTGACCCGTCCCTGTTCCACGACGACAATGGCCGCAAATATTACCTCTACCGCCCGTGGGGGCCGCGCCACCACAGCAACCCGCACAACACCATCGTGATGCAGGAGTTTGATCCGCAGACCGGGACGCTCTCGCCCGAGCGCAAAACCCTGTTTACCGGCACGCCGCTCTGCTACACCGAAGGGGCGCACCTTTATCGGCACGCGGGATGGTACTACCTGATGGTGGCCGAAGGGGGCACCAGCTACGAGCACGCCGTCGTGGTACTGCGTTCCAAAAATATCGACGGGCCGTACGAGCTGCACCCGGACGTAACGATGATGACCAGCTGGCACCTGCCGGAGAACCCGCTGCAAAAGAGCGGCCACGGCTCGCTGCTGCAGACCCACACCGGGGAATGGTATATGGCCTACCTCACCAGCCGCCCGCTCCGCCTGCCCGGCGTGCCGCTGCTGGCCACCAGCGGGCGCGGCTACTGTCCGCTGGGCCGCGAGACCGGTATCGCCCGCATTGAATGGCGCGACGGCTGGCCGTACGTGGAAGGCGGCAAGCACGCGCAACTGACCGTGAAAGGCCCGCAGGTGGCGGAGCAGCCCGCAGCCGTTCAGGGCAGCTGGCGGGACGATTTCGACGCCAGTTCGCTCGACCCGGAGCTGCAGACCCTGCGCATCCCATTCGACGACACCCTCGGCTCGCTCACTGCGCGGCCGGGCTACTTACGGCTCTACGGCAACGACTCGCTCAACTCCACCTTTACCCAGTCGACCGTGGCGCGCCGCTGGCAGCACTTCGCCTTCCGCTCAGAAACGCGGATGCAGTTCTCGCCGGTCCACTTCCAGCAGAGCGCGGGGCTGACCTGCTACTACAACAGCAAAAACTGGAGCTACTGCTTTGTGGACTACGAGGAGGGGCAGGGCAGAACCATCAAGGTGATCCAGCTCGACCACAACGTGCCGTCATGGCCGCTGCACGAGCAGCCGATTCCGGTGCCGGAGAGTGCGGAGAGCGTCTGGCTGCGCGTGGACGTGGATAAGCTGGTCTACCGCTACAGCTACTCGTTCGACGGCGAGACGTGGCACGCCGTGCCGGTCACGTATGAGGCGTGGAAGCTATCGGACGACTACATTGGCGGGCGCGGCTTCTTCACCGGCGCGTTTGTGGGGCTGCACTGCGAGGACATCAGCGGAGACGGCTGCCACGCGGACTTCGACTACTTCACCTACGAGCCGGTTTAA
- the rraB gene encoding ribonuclease E inhibitor RraB — MANPELLEEQREETRLIIEELLEDGSDPDALYTIEHHFSADDFDALEKMAVEAFKLGYEVTEPEELEVEEGDTVICCDILSEGALKAELIDAQVEQLMNLAEKFDVEYDGWGTYFEDPNGEDGEEGDDEDYVDEDDDGVRH; from the coding sequence ATGGCAAACCCGGAATTACTGGAAGAGCAACGCGAAGAGACGCGTCTGATTATTGAAGAGCTGCTGGAAGACGGTAGCGATCCGGACGCGCTGTACACCATCGAGCACCATTTCTCTGCGGATGATTTCGACGCGCTGGAAAAAATGGCCGTGGAAGCCTTCAAGCTGGGTTACGAAGTGACCGAGCCGGAAGAGCTGGAAGTGGAAGAGGGCGACACCGTCATCTGCTGCGACATCCTGAGCGAAGGCGCGCTGAAGGCGGAGCTGATCGACGCGCAGGTAGAACAGCTGATGAACCTGGCCGAGAAGTTTGACGTGGAATACGACGGCTGGGGAACCTACTTCGAAGATCCGAACGGTGAAGACGGCGAAGAAGGCGACGACGAAGATTACGTCGACGAAGACGACGACGGCGTGCGTCACTAA
- a CDS encoding DUF3828 domain-containing protein: MNKLIFLVLFSTAALGAEDFQIPMQRALEFNRWYVKQVNNDRYPIQQGNEIDEFVTASTMKKLRHADDPRYADAEFYEADFFMKSQYIGEDWAENVAIDSYDSDPVCVNVNITFGKKTQHTVIDCMVKEDGVWKIQSVAARDNN, encoded by the coding sequence ATGAATAAACTCATTTTTCTTGTGTTATTCAGCACAGCCGCATTGGGGGCCGAAGATTTTCAGATACCGATGCAGCGCGCCCTTGAATTCAATCGCTGGTACGTCAAACAAGTGAACAACGATCGTTATCCCATCCAACAGGGAAATGAAATCGATGAGTTCGTTACGGCCAGTACCATGAAAAAATTACGTCATGCAGACGATCCCCGTTATGCCGACGCTGAATTTTACGAGGCTGATTTTTTTATGAAATCGCAATATATCGGCGAGGACTGGGCTGAGAATGTGGCTATTGATTCGTATGATTCAGACCCGGTCTGTGTAAACGTGAATATCACGTTTGGCAAAAAGACCCAGCACACAGTCATTGATTGCATGGTTAAAGAAGATGGGGTCTGGAAAATCCAGTCTGTCGCCGCTCGGGATAATAATTGA
- the argL gene encoding putative translational regulatory protein ArgL encodes MNNYTYKVNFNSISGVRHVRIKCLICTRNTF; translated from the coding sequence ATGAATAATTACACATATAAAGTGAATTTTAATTCAATAAGTGGCGTTCGCCATGTGAGGATAAAATGTCTGATCTGTACAAGAAACACTTTCTGA